The following proteins are co-located in the Hydractinia symbiolongicarpus strain clone_291-10 chromosome 7, HSymV2.1, whole genome shotgun sequence genome:
- the LOC130648609 gene encoding uncharacterized protein LOC130648609 — MSYSDTLPLARTKKMTSKGKEYIFSLKESFKRKVLLEIDRLIAEMDIALSDENYAFIFNNVDILGVKLSEFKAYSHECMALANSEELKEDLNAELTRLEDRVRLFQHHCNDWLKRNEWAWNQYEKSKLHADENTNALLRDDALGFTTPKSSKFSVVDRATTSLKADVIIHPKSVGKSHRSHRSPSTRSKETRSSGRSQVSSLRSRAADQKAELAQLKTKASFLEAKLEAEASMKRLELKEQVALAEAKLSIYEEAKDEDEKSHFSRPLDTDDEQICSYAKCQSWVNNGCIGVIGSGYEGASHPKLVKKIPKFLPDVPQNTAQPQVVDNSVDVNKDWNITNEQESPNPFGNNTERVLCELLLQQSAPDIKIDPFDGNVLDFQYFMTTFEAVVETKIKSNKGRLTRLINYTTGEPKELIKSCIYDTSEHCYSRAKDLLKKTYGDQFRIANAYRKELREWPTLRAGDSEAFRKFYTFLIKCYGGLERQIKSELNSPEVLRQLQSKLPQALQQRWNRTVLNVRRKTHHEAELRDFVDFMEQETTLENDPLYSREAISEMKNKKDNDVKNKKDPPKLKTNLTGVTRDCLYCSNKHKLEDCRKIMKIDVEERNKFVWEKKLCFACLEPITSNHQARNCENKLSCKTCKKRHPTILHGFIRPKRTNKNDKENNDKKEDEEPEITNAFARTKKSVCCKTDNNVEIISMSVVPVVLSHPKSAESITTYAMLDNCSQGTFITDEIVHRLNLTGISSTIVVKTLTSESREDSCLITGLMVEPITRDFKHSFHKYDPGIPIGLLIGANCPQALEPIKVIPCDGNGPYGLKTRLGWSLVGPVLRRKGEKQKIRCNRIAVKDSSTDKVAALHLIQQDELRDVTIEGMLKRMYDADFSEMNAFKNIKSDYVSIHDQKFLSLMEKEVKFVNGKYQLPLPLINQLPFPNNKCQALARLKWIKKKLESNSIFKEDYLTFMNNLTTQGFAEMVPKQEVEGEPGHVWYIPHHGVYHPRKPGKIRVVFDCTATYKGVSLNGRLMQGPDMTNLLVGILCRFRLEPVAFMADIESMFYQVKVPPNQRDYLRYLWWPDGDTSKDLVDHRMTVHIFGGNSSPSCSNYALKRSGTDNESEFGEEAVKVIMKDFYVDDLLKSVKSIEEAIKIIKSTIQICSKGGFRLTKFISNSREVINSIPTEERAKNIKSLDLKNESLPIERALGVHWSIEDDKLGFRITMQDKPLSKRGVLATISSIYDPLGLAAPFLLKGRKIMQNLCKEKTSWDEKISEPLRSAWERWRLDIVLLEKLEVNRCVKPLHFKEIESTSLHHFSDASNEGYGTATYLRIRDVEGNVNCCLLLGKSRVAPIKMVSIPRLELTAATVAVKVGVMLKQEMPVVDYECYWTDSNVVLGYINNESRRFHIFVANRIQQIQENTSLDQWNYVPSHENPADDASRGIRLKHVEKSSRWFKGPQFLWEEREAWPAAYDPAKNSVTDDPEFKRSVSVFVSATDSGILCTFERRISRLQKCIRVMALVGRFIDILKMKIKAPSHGMTRRSQKASPPVLCVEDLQRAEKCLIKLVQQQHFASEIKALASKEWRQDRRNDKIKKSALKECSKLYKLSPFIDDDGILRVGGRLCNMDEAYQFKYPAILPKESWFSKLVLRWCHENTHHSGRGITLQEIRQRGYWIIHINSAVRQLIHHCVRCRILRGRAGQQVMADLPKDRVDACPPFTYCAVDLFGPLVIKPYQKFVKRYGCLFTCLASRAVHIEVVNTLETDSFILALRRFVARRGNIRTMRSDNGTNFVGTETEFIKALKQMDNAKVKQFLQSVGCDWILWKRNTPAASHMGGVWERQIRSVRAILKDLFNHNGSRLSEESLHTILTEAESIVNSRPLCVEAISDANSATPISPLALLTMKSKVVLPPPGNFEEASLYCRKQWKRAQHEQSGIKTNEILLERGRWPLARVVAVKTSADGKVRSCSVKLGSRAGTILDRPITKLIQLLEYRIPDEEPQFSR; from the exons ATGTCTTATTCAGATACTCTCCCACTTGCTCGGACCAAGAAAATGACTAGCAAGGGAAAGGAATATATATTTTCCTTGAAGGAATCATTCAAGCGAAAGGTGCTCCTTGAGATTGATCGACTGATTGCAGAAATGGATATTGCTTTATCGGATGAAAATTATGCCTTCATCTTTAACAACGTGGACATCCTTGGCGTAAAACTGTCTGAATTTAAAGCTTACAGCCATGAATGTATGGCATTAGCGAATTCAGAAGAACTGAAGGAAGATTTAAATGCAGAATTGACTAGACTTGAGGATAGGGTTCGACTCTTTCAGCATCATTGTAATGATTGGCTAAAAAGAAATGAATGGGCGTGGAACCAGTATGAAAAATCAAAGCTTCATGCTGACGAAAACACAAATGCTCTGTTGAGAGATGACGCTCTTGGATTCACAACTCCTAAATCATCAAAGTTCTCCGTTGTTGATCGGGCAACTACCAGCCTAAAAGCTGATGTTATTATTCACCCGAAGTCAGTTGGAAAGTCGCATAGATCGCACAGATCGCCCTCGACACGTTCGAAAGAGACAAGATCTTCAGGTCGTTCGCAAGTATCTTCCTTGCGTAGTCGTGCTGCGGATCAAAAGGCTGAGTTAGCGCAACTGAAGACAAAGGCGTCATTTTTAGAAGCAAAACTGGAAGCTGAAGCAAGCATGAAAAGATTGGAGCTTAAAGAGCAGGTTGCTTTGGCAGAAGCAAAACTCAGCATATATGAAGAAGCCAAGGACGAagatgaaaaaagtcatttctcaaGACCATTGGACACGGATGATGAACAAATCTGCTCATATGCGAAGTGCCAATCTTGGGTGAATAATGGTTGTATAGGTGTCATTGGCTCCGGTTATGAAGGCGCTAGTCATCCAAAGTTGGTAAAGAAAATTCCCAAATTTCTTCCTGACGTGCCACAAAACACCGCGCAACCGCAAGTGGTCGATAATTCAGTTGATGTTAACAAAGACTGGAACATTACCAATGAGCAGGAATCTCCAAACCCATTTGGAAATAACACAGAAAGGGTGTTATGCGAATTACTGCTACAGCAAAGTGCACCAGACATCAAAATTGACCCATTTGATGGAAATGTGCTTGACTTCCAATACTTCATGACCACATTTGAAGCAGTTGTTGAGACCAAGATCAAAAGTAATAAAGGTCGATTGACTCGCCTGATCAATTACACAACTGGTGAGCCAAAAGAATTGATCAAAAGCTGTATATATGATACATCAGAACATTGCTACTCAAGAGCAAAGGATCTTCTGAAGAAAACCTACGGTGATCAATTCAGAATTGCAAATGCCTACAGAAAGGAGCTCAGAGAATGGCCCACTCTCCGTGCTGGTGATTCTGAAGCGTTCAGAAAGTTCTATACGTTCCTCATAAAATGCTACGGTGGTTTGGAGAGACAAATAAAAAGCGAACTAAACTCTCCAGAAGTCCTCAGACAACTTCAATCAAAGCTCCCACAAGCCTTGCAACAAAGATGGAATCGGACGGTTCTCAACGTCCGTCGGAAAACCCATCACGAAGCGGAGCTGAGGGATTTTGTTGACTTCATGGAGCAAGAGACAACGCTTGAAAATGATCCCCTCTACTCTAGAGAAGCCATCAGTGAAATGAAGAATAAAAAGGATAATGACGTGAAAAACAAGAAAGATCCACCCAAACTTAAAACAAACCTGACGGGCGTCACCAGAGATTGTCTCTACTGTTCGAACAAACATAAATTGGAAGATTGtcgaaaaataatgaaaatagacGTAGAGGaaagaaacaaatttgtttGGGAGAAGAAGCTTTGTTTCGCGTGTTTGGAACCAATTACCAGCAATCACCAAGCAAGAAATTGCGAAAACAAATTGTCTTGCAAGACGTGCAAAAAGAGGCACCCAACCATTTTGCATGGTTTCATCCGACCAAAGAGGACCAACAAGAACGACAaggaaaataatgataaaaaggaAGATGAGGAGCCTGAAATCACAAATGCATTTGCAAGAACGAAAAAATCTGTTTGTTGCAAGACAGATAACAACGTAGAAATCATCAGCATGTCTGTAGTGCCTGTGGTGTTGTCGCATCCAAAGTCTGCTGAGTCAATCACCACCTATGCTATGTTGGATAATTGCAGTCAGGGTACGTTCATAACCGATGAAATCGTTCATCGCTTGAATTTAACCGGTATTTCGTCGACGATCGTCGTGAAGACTCTCACAAGCGAGAGTCGTGAAGATTCTTGTCTAATAACCGGTTTGATGGTAGAGCCCATTACACGAGATTTCAAA CATTCCTTTCACAAATACGATCCTGGAATACCGATTGGTTTGCTTATTGGAGCCAATTGCCCACAAGCGCTAGAACCGATAAAGGTAATTCCATGCGATGGAAATGGACCATATGGGTTAAAAACAAGGTTGGGATGGAGTCTTGTCGGACCTGTGCTTCGTCGCAAAGGGGAGAAGCAGAAAATTCGATGCAACAGAATTGCTGTGAAAGATTCCTCCACTGACAAAGTTGCTGCACTTCACCTAATTCAACAAGATGAATTACGGGATGTAACAATTGAGGGGATGCTGAAAAGAATGTACGATGCTGATTTTTCAGAAATGAACGCATTCAAGAATATTAAAAGTGATTACGTATCCATTCACGACCAAAAATTTTTATCACTAAtggaaaaagaagtaaaatttgTAAATGGAAAATATCAACTCCCGCTGCCTTTAATAAACCAACTTCCATTTCCAAATAATAAATGTCAGGCCTTGGCAAGGCTGAAATGGATCAAGAAGAAGCTTGAAAGTAATTCGATCTTCAAAGAGGATTACCTCACGTTCATGAACAACCTGACGACCCAAGGTTTCGCGGAGATGGTTCCAAAGCAGGAAGTTGAAGGGGAACCTGGTCATGTGTGGTATATTCCCCACCATGGAGTTTATCATCCGCGTAAGCCTGGGAAGATCAGAGTAGTATTTGATTGTACTGCTACATACAAAGGCGTCTCCCTGAACGGACGACTCATGCAAGGCCCAGATATGACAAATCTGCTAGTTGGAATTCTGTGTAGATTCCGGTTGGAACCAGTAGCGTTTATGGCGGATATCGAGTCCATGTTCTATCAGGTTAAGGTGCCGCCGAATCAACGGGATTATTTGCGATACCTTTGGTGGCCTGATGGGGATACCTCTAAAGATTTGGTAGATCATCGCATGACTGTCCATATATTCGGTGGAAATTCCTCCCCAAGTTGTTCCAACTATGCCCTGAAAAGAAGTGGGACAGACAACGAAAGTGAATTTGGTGAGGAGGCTGTGAAAGTTATTATGAAGGATTTTTATGTCGACGATCTTTTGAAATCCGTGAAAAGTATCGAAGAAGCCATCAAAATCATCAAATCAACGATACAAATTTGCAGCAAAGGTGGCTTCCGCCTCACAAAGTTCATATCAAATAGCAGAGAGGTTATCAATTCCATTCCTACTGAAGAACGCGCAAAGAACATAAAGTCCCTGGACTTAAAAAACGAATCGCTGCCGATCGAAAGGGCCCTCGGTGTTCATTGGTCGATAGAGGACGACAAACTAGGTTTTCGCATAACCATGCAAGACAAACCTCTGTCGAAGAGAGGGGTGTTGGCTACCATAAGCTCAATTTATGACCCGCTTGGATTAGCAGCGCCGTTCTTGTTGAAGGGtagaaaaattatgcaaaatctttgcaaagaaaaaacatcATGGGACGAAAAGATCTCTGAACCTCTTCGAAGCGCTTGGGAAAGATGGCGATTAGATATCGTCCTTCTTGAAAAATTGGAAGTTAACCGATGCGTCAAGCCACTTCATTTCAAAGAGATCGAGTCAACGTCCCTCCATCATTTTTCAGACGCATCCAATGAAGGTTACGGAACTGCTACGTATCTTCGCATCAGAGATGTAGAAGGAAACGTCAACTGCTGCTTACTCCTTGGAAAATCGAGAGTAGCTCCAATAAAGATGGTTTCAATACCAAGGTTGGAGTTGACAGCAGCAACTGTGGCCGTAAAGGTCGGAGTAATGTTGAAGCAAGAAATGCCTGTCGTAGACTACGAATGTTATTGGACAGACAGCAACGTAGTACTGGGTTATATTAATAACGAATCAAgacgttttcatatttttgtggcAAATAGAATTCAACAAATTCAAGAAAATACTTCGTTGGATCAATGGAATTACGTTCCTTCCCATGAAAACCCAGCCGATGATGCCTCGAGAGGCATACGTTTGAAACATGTAGAGAAGAGTAGTAGATGGTTCAAGGGACCTCAGTTTCTCTGGGAAGAAAGGGAAGCATGGCCAGCTGCCTACGATCCAGCGAAAAACAGTGTCACTGATGATCCCGAATTTAAACGTAGCGTTTCAGTATTTGTTTcagcaactgattctggaatctTATGTACATTCGAGAGAAGAATTTCCAGGCTACAGAAATGCATACGGGTCATGGCCTTGGTCGGTCGATTTATCGACATTCtgaagatgaaaataaaagcCCCAAGTCATGGGATGACAAGAAGAAGCCAGAAGGCGAGTCCCCCAGTGCTGTGCGTTGAAGATCTTCAACGAGCcgaaaaatgtttaataaaattagTACAACAACAACACTTTGCCTCTGAAATTAAAGCTCTTGCTTCAAAGGAATGGAGACAAGATCGACGAAACGACAAAATTAAGAAGTCTGCTTTGAAAGAATGCAGCAAATTATACAAATTGAGTCCTTTCATTGACGATGATGGAATTCTCAGAGTTGGTGGAAGATTGTGCAACATGGATGAAGCGTATCAATTCAAATATCCTGCTATTCTTCCCAAAGAAAGTTGGTTTTCCAAACTTGTGCTCCGATGGTGCCACGAAAACACTCACCATTCGGGGAGAGGAATAACATTGCAAGAAATTCGGCAACGTGGATATTGGATCATACACATCAACTCAGCAGTACGACAGTTGATTCATCATTGTGTACGATGTAGAATATTGAGGGGAAGAGCTGGCCAGCAAGTCATGGCAGATTTACCCAAAGATCGAGTAGACGCATGCCCACCTTTCACATACTGCGCAGTGGATCTCTTTGGGCCATTGGTCATAAAACCATATCAAAAGTTTGTAAAAAGATATGGCTGCCTCTTTACCTGTTTGGCGAGCAGAGCCGTCCATATTGAAGTTGTCAACACCTTGGAAACTGACTCCTTCATTCTAGCTTTGCGACGGTTTGTTGCTAGAAGAGGAAACATTCGAACGATGAGAAGCGACAACGGCACTAACTTTGTCGGCACCGAGACCGAGTTCATAAAGGCATTAAAACAAATGGACAATGCGAAAGTTAAACAATTCCTTCAAAGTGTTGGTTGTGATTGGATTCTCTGGAAGAGGAATACACCTGCTGCTTCGCACATGGGTGGAGTATGGGAGCGCCAGATTCGATCTGTGCGCGCAATATTAAAAGATCTTTTCAATCATAATGGCTCGCGTTTGAGTGAAGAATCGCTGCACACTATTTTAACAGAAGCAGAAAGTATCGTTAACTCTAGACCTTTATGCGTCGAAGCAATCAGCGATGCAAACAGTGCAACACCAATTTCACCACTTGCTCTTCTAACGATGAAATCAAAGGTAGTTTTACCGCCTCCTGGTAATTTTGAAGAAGCGTCGTTATATTGCAGGAAACAGTGGAAAAGAGCTCA ACACGAACAAAGTGGAATAAAAACGAACGAAATTTTGCTGGAAAGAGGACGGTGGCCACTGGCAAGAGTGGTGGCTGTAAAAACGAGTGCAGATGGAAAGGTTCGGAGTTGTAGCGTGAAGCTTGGTAGCCGTGCTGGTACAATATTGGATCGACCAATCACGAAATTGATACAATTGTTAGAATATCGAATCCCCGACGAGGAGCCACAATTTTCAAGATGA